The stretch of DNA cgggacACCGTCATGCCGGCGCGGCACCTGGCGAATCATTCTGCTCGCGCCCTGCCCCGGAGACGGATGCCCggaggggccgtttagttgccaaaccaaaaatttttggttgtCAAATCAACGATTTGACCAGATATCGGAAgaatttttcggacactaattaaaaaattaatttcaaaaCTCACATAAAaaccgcgagatgaatcttttgaggcctttgactgcatcattagcacatgaggggttactgtagcacttatgactaatcatgcactaatgaggcttaaaagattcatctcgccgtgtacatccaaactgtgtaattagttttgttgtttaactatatttagtacttcatataCGTGTCCAAAGAGAGacaaatttcgaggtgaaaatttttgggaactaaacgcgcgaGGAGGGCAGGCAGCACGCAGCAGAGGACTCGCTGGAGCCAACTCTGGTGGACCGGGGACGCCATGGCCATCGATCTGCCAGCTCGCACCACATGATGCGTCCTGTCTCTGAAAAGCTTTGCCGTCGTATGGATCACGAATTTGTGTGGGGGTGGCCGACGCAACGGACATGGCCGTGTACAATAATTGACCAGGGAAAAGGAGAAGCTACACCTGACAGGGGGAGCCTAGCAAAGCGGTTTTTGTTTTAACCGCGGTCCGAACGTCCCTCGACACATGGATCGACTTTGGGGGCATGTCCTCTAGCACGTCGTCCTCGAGCTTGCTTGGCATCACCTCGACGCTTTGGCGCCACTCCAAGCTTTTGCCTGTACGTACTGCATGATATCCTCTGCGTATCCCTAGCTTTGCAATCCTGCCGGCGACTGCAGTCTGCAGATATGGTTGCAAATGTGACTGCTGGGGATTGGGGAAACAAAGCAGCTCATACGTTGTTTCACACAAAACGACGAACATATGTAGGATAAAGATTCACATCATACCAGTGTTTACTCAATTGTTGTACATTTAACTCCCAACATGAAAAATAGATTCTGTAGTCACCACTGAACATAGAATGTATTGTGGTTACTTGGAAAATAAAATGCTGAGCAGCTGTCTAGTCTGTACATCGCTATGCATGTGCAATTTCCCAGACCTGCAGTCACAATCTGATCACGAACGTAACTATACAGCATCAACAGCAAAGTATGCAATTTACACAGACTAGATAATCAGGGGGAACACAAGAATCTCATTCAGTAAAGACTGAAAACGACTAGTGCACAGGAAGGACAAAAGAGGAAGATGGTTCAGAGCTACTCGACAAGCACCGACCTGCCCCGCCCTGAAGTTTTGGCTTTCGGCCATGCGCCTGATATGATGCTCACGCAGATATCAGGAGAAGCTAGCTTGGCGGAAGAGATCTCCGGGACTTGGACGAGAGATCCCGGGGGCCACCCTGCCCATATGCCCTTCCGTGGGGACGCCTAGGCGCCTAGCCATGGCCTTTGTCCTCGTCCACATCCGACAAGTACAGTGCATGATCTTCATGCTTCATGGATTCCCCCGGATCAACTTGGTTTTCAGCAAGGATGCCTGCACTTTGAGCAGCCGAAAGACGCAGAGTTTGTCGTCATGTGAGCGAAATTCAACCTGTTTGGCACCTGGCAAGTTTGAAAGTTGAAACACATTTCACGTCCTGAAGCAGTGTGCTGAAGTGATATGTCAATGCTGCAAACGCCACAAAGATGAGTAGAAATTGTTCACAGAACAGTACCTACCGTCAGCTTCAGGTGACGGTGCTTCATGTCTGCAGCTTCTCTGCGTCTCCTACAATCATGATATCTTTCTTCATCACAAAATCCAGTCACCGACGCGCCAGGGTTGGCCGATAGTGATGGCCCATCTTATATTCTTAATGCCGTCTACCAACCTGTCTCATTAATGGATTAATGAACAGAACAGCATTTCTTCTTGAAGTACAAGAGGAATCCTAAACTCTGTTTATTgaaaaaaaagggcgtacccagtgccgtaggcttcccggtgcgtggtctggggaagggttgtttttaagccccaagccttacccacacaaatgtgcagaggctggggctcgaacccgggaccttccggttacagacggtaggctctaccgctgcccCAGGCCCGCCCTTCTAAACTCTGTTTATTGAAAGCAGACATATATTCTGTTTCTTGAATGAGAACAAAACAGAAAGATGAAATGTCACATGGGATACAACGCAACTTCTCAATTCTTTAATTGTTATTACTAGTAGGACTGTATATCCTGCTTATACTTGATGGTATGCAAGGATATACAGATAATCATTTCTATCTGTATGTTGCAAGGATATACAGATTTATTCTGCAAGGATATACTTGATGGTATGCAAGGATATACACAGAATGCATTCATAGATCTGACACTAGTCAGCCAGTACAAAAGTTCTGTGCTTATATAGCTAAAAGATAAACCTTTTGTGCTTATATATAGCTAAAAGATAAACCAGTTATAATATGTGAAAAACATGAAAAGTGTCAAGTAGAACTGACAGGTCCATATAAACTCAGCCAATGAAGGAAAAATATATCTTTGACCTACCTAGAAAGCAAGTTGGTTTCCTTGCCATCTCTGTGTCACCATTGGACAGTAAACACGGTCTTATGATCGCAAATCTTGCCTGACAAAATGCTaaaaaagaataagcaaagtAGCACTTCTCTTCAAACAAAGAGATTTATTTCATATGACACTAACACATTTTATTTAACAAGGCAACTGAATATTTGCTTGTGCACAGATGTAGCTGGATAGCTAATGTGCATTTGCCCGCATGATTATGTGATTCACATAGATACACAGCAGAATGCCATGAGAAATATTAAGGATCAATAGTCTGGCAAGCCAGCAAAATGTAGCAATAGTAAAGTCTGAATTCAGAAAACACGAGAAAAATCCAGTATTTTACACATTTATATTTAGAGTAAAAAGACAATGGACTGTACCAAAATGAGTGGGTTCACTGATGCTGATTGTTGAAGAAAATGTGGTAGAACCACATACTAACTATGATCTTAGGCTCTTAGCTTTCTCACGTCATGCAAAGACAAGGTTTTTCTAACAACAGTGTTCGGTTACCATATCTTTGAATGACAAAATGCCCGGGAAGAGGAACAGGAAGGTGACATTCCAGAAACCGGGGACTAAGCCATTTTCATTGCAATTCAGACAAGTTGGTGATCGATgtaaatggatgtcaaaacttcAGCTTACCTTATGGTTTAGCACACATACTGACCAAGTGATTGGCTGCCGGCAGCACTGTCTCAAATGCCCACCTATTAAAACATGGCCGACATTGCGACTGAACACCTGCAGAGCAACAAACAAGGATACAAAATACAATAGGAGTGAGTCAGTCAGCGTGATGTGCATTGCTAAGAATAGTGACCAGGCAATTTCACTTACATGCTCCAAATACTAAAGGCCAGTTTTTGTAGCAAGTGCTTGTAATATGGGTAGATAGAAAAACTCATTACTCTTCTGTATAGCTTTACCAAGGACATAGTATAGCTTAATATCTGGATAAACACCAACAGATAGCATAATCGGCAAGAGCATCAAAGCTTCTTTGGTGAATTGTCTTTTGCATAGTCGGTTGATTGCAGCACTAAAGTCTTCAACAGAGGCCTCAAACCCTGCATCTAGAAGCTTACCAACCCACATAATCGCCCTGTAAGGCATTCCTTTTGCACATTGAGCTTTGATAAGTGTCATATATGCAAATTTTCTCAGCTTAACACCCTGTTTTCTGAAGGACTCCAGTTCCATTTCTGCATGAATGACTAGTCCCTTTGAGCACAACACATTGATCAGCAAGTTATAAGTAACAGGCGTGGGCATCAGTCCGCGGCATACCAATAGTTCATATATATGGAAAGCCATTTTGGCATCCCTTGCTTCACAAAAACCTTGTATAAGGGTGTTGTAAGGTATTGGATCAGCATTGAACCCTTGTACATACATTTCATCAAGAACACTCCTAGCATCATGGAACATGAGCTGCTTACAAAGTCCTTTAACAACTACGCtgtaagttattgcatttggcTTGATCCCTTTTCCAATCATTTCTTTAAAAACACTTAGCATGGTATGAACTTTCCCAGCTTCCGAGAGCGCATCCATAAAGGTGGTGTATGTAACAGTCGTTGGCTGCAGATCACTTATCTGAATAGCCCTAAAATAACTCTCTGCCGCATGCAGATCCCCAATCTTGCAGTAGCAATATAGAAGAGAGTTGCATGTTACAATGGTTGGGCACATACCAGCCGTAATAATCTGATCATACAGCTGAACAGCATTACCAATATCACCCACTTTTGCATAACCATTAATAACTACATTATAAAGCACTACATCAGTTGGCTGATATTTGGTAGCTACATTTTCCAAATACAACCTTGCAACATCAAGGAATCCTTTCTTGcaaaggcccagaagaatagatgCATGGTTTAATGAAGTTGGCATTACCCTCTGAGAAGAGCACATTACATTGCAGACTTGAAGCGCTTTTCCAATTTCtccaagcttgcagtacccatgGATGAGGATGGAATATGCAATGACATCCATATCCAGACCAATACTGCATATCTCACGAAGTAGGTTTTCGACCTCATAAAATAGGCCTTTTTTGAAGAGAGCATTGATAAGGATGCTATATGTGACAATATTCAACACCAAACCTCGCTCTAAGATGTCCTTTCTTATCTTCATCCCTTCTTCAACGTCACCACCTTCACAATGGCCAGCTATCAGTATAGTATACGTAACAAGATCAGGTTCAAACCCTTGGTTTCTCATTATCTCAATCATTCTTGGAATTTGTCTTGTGTGACCGTGCAAGTGAAAGCCATGAATAAGGCTGTTGTAGGTGACAGTATCAAGTTCCATTCCTTCTTCAGTTACACTCTGAAAAATATCAAATGCTTCACATATAGACCCTAATTTACATAGACCGTGTATAATAGTTGAATATGTGTACTTGTTCGGACTTAATCCATACTTCAACATCAGGCATAAAATTGATTTTGCATTCTGAATAAACCCGCAATTACAGAATGCCGACATAAGGACGTTAAAGGTCATTTCTAAGGGCTTGAATTTTCCCTCTTTCCTTGCATCCTGAAAAAATGATAAAGCCTCTCCAATTTTATCTTGCTTGCAGAGGCCATCTATGAGAATGCTATGGGAATAATCACTCGGGGAGACACCACATGACTCCATCTTTTCAAAAATCTCCAGTGCCATGTCTGTCTTTCTTAGACTGTACAGTAAACTGTCATAAGTGGGTACCGAGATTTGAATGTTTAGGCTGCTCATTTTACTAAGAACATAAAGAGCATCATCAATCATTTGAGCTCTAGCATAACTATTTGCTAGAGCATCCCATATAATGCTGCTTGAATGCCACTCTCTGAATCCATGTGATAAGATGTCACAAAGAGCCAATGCAGACTCAGGCCCTACAGTAAAAAAGACATGGTAAAATTAAAAGGGGAAAAGGTGAAGTTCAAATATTACCTGCAGTTATATTTGTTGAGATACAAATTATATCACTTTCAAGACATGAGAAAGAACATCTATGGATACCCTACTCAGCTACTTGACAATCTGACACTCTGCAAAACTTTGACACCTGTGCTTCTGCTACCAGTTTGCCTTGTGCAGATAAAACTAGTACCGATGCCATCTATTTGCCTCTTCACACTTGTAGAATATAAACTAGTACCATGAAAATTGCACCTCGGTAACACATGATCAGAATTTGAGTCTAAATACGACTAACAGCGTGGAAATATCAGTAGTAATAGAGGGCCGTTGGTTTCCCCTAAATACGGGTATGTACAAGCATGAAAATTGCAGCTCAGTGTCGGACGAATACTGTTTCCTACTGACACAGTTAACAGCATGAATTTCCAGCCCAGCAACTGATGAATAATTGTTCTTCCTTGTTATCCGCAAGAGCAATTGCTAATTAGATACACAAACACAAACACTCACACCTAGCTCACCTTGTTCGCCCACCATCTGGGCCAACTCGCCGCGCATCTCCCGCCACCTCCTCTGCCACAGCAGCTCATGGCAGAGCCTGAACCGCGCGGCAATCGAGGCCTTCCGACCGAGCTCCGCCTCGTTTTCCCCTAACGCCCCCTCCTCCCGTGCCCAGAGAGGCCCGGGCGGCGCACCTCCCGCCCCGCCAGAGCGGGGAGAGGCCAGCCGCGCGTCCCCACCTACAACCACCTCGTCCTCGGACTCCGTcgcggccaccgacagcgccgccgagcagggcgagtaggaGAGCGGTCTACGCTGAGGCGCAGGTGGGCGGGGAGCGCGGCGCTGGAGGAGGGACAGGAGCCGGCCAAGGGGGATGCGTGGTGGAAAGGGCATCCGAAGCGGGGGCAGGGGCTCATGGCGGGGGAGCCGGGCAGAGGCGGCCTATGGTTTAGGAGCGTAGAGGTGAGCTCTGGAATTCCTTGCGCTGGTCCGCCGtgcgctcgtcggcggcggcgggcatgtGGAGGAGGCttatcggcggcggcggcgtgcggtcgGGACGGGGGTTTAAAGGAACGGAAGGCAATTTTGCAATTGGAGCAGAGAAGTGCGAAACAGGCTATGGGCCAAAAGATTTTTCGGCTTCGAGTTTCAGTGTACAACGGGCCTTGAATGACATTCGGGGACATGGGTTTGTGGGCTGAGACCTGAGAGTCTGTTTGTTTTTCTAGATCCAAAATTTTAGACCATGGAATCTTGccatttagaaatattaaataacatatatttgtaaaaccttttcATAGATAAATGTATTGTGGCACGACGAATgtaataagcctaattaaacTATAATTTACttagtgatgctatagtaaccatccactaattatgaattaatataccTTATTAGAATTGTCTAAGAAAGTAGCTCTAGggttatgcaattagttttacgATTAAACTTTATTCAATGCATTAAATAGAAAGATTATTTGATCTAAAATCTAGATCTAgaagaaccaaacagggcctgaaCCTCCGAATGCCAGCAGTGATTCGCCGGGAATTCTATATATTTTCCGAAAGCTTTTTTCTTACCCGCCTTCCCGTATTTAAGATTCGGGCAAGCAATCATAACCATTAAATCCATCCAAACCTTAACTTCCTCTCTCCTCAACctatctctcctctctccccctGTGTGCGCCGTgctccccgccgcccgccgccggagaagaagcACATGTTCAACATTTCGATTTTAGTATTTCAACATTTTGTGCTTCCAATTTCAACATCTCATCTTTCcagtttcaacattttgaaaaGACAAATGTTGAATTTATTTAAGAAAATATTGAGTTAATTTTATCAAAATGTTGAACATATTGCAGCAGCTAATTGGGCCAAAATGAGCTTTAAAGATGGATGATTTATTTATCTTCCACAAGACACATAAGAGCCCCCTTGATTCGCGGGCCTGTGTGGAGATTTATCGACATTACGAATATACTGCATCCATTTTTTAAATACATAATATTATtgatttttctttcatttttatcCTCTCGTTTTTATATAAATATCTATACAAATACATACTCTTCCaaacatatttttttcaaaatacatTTGATAACTAATCTAGTAATACTTATTTTATTTTACTAAATTGATTAAGTAAATATTGTTGGTCAAactttaagaaaaaaaattaatggcATCATCATATATTTAAGAAAGGAAAGAGCACTACCTAACAACTTAATATAATATGTCAATACGGTCGTATAAAATCGTTACACTAGTCCGCGCGAAATGTTAAACTCAGTAATTCGAATCAGCTACTGCTGCTTCCTTGGATCTGCTGCTCTCATTGTTTTATTTGGGTCACATGCCATTGTTTGGAGCTTGCTAAATCGCCAACCATCCTCCGCAAGCAAAGTACTCCAGCGCTTTGCTGCTTGGTTTCACTGCTTGGTTTCACACACACGGCCCGCGTACTAACGTTTGTCATCGAATCTGAACAACACCAcacgcgccggccgccgtgcgAGCCGGAGAAGCACACGCTCCACTCGCCCTAGCcaggatttttttcatttttatatttaaaaaaaattaaaatttcaaaaatatatggccatttcgaaaaatttcaaaactatacccccgtcgccccctgcctgggcgacagggggcctgtcgccctctggctgagcgacaggacctaaacgtaaaaaaaaattacatttaggtcctggcgcccaggacgcattaaacagcgaacttgtaaaattgatataaatcatagaaaaatcggaaaaatacaaactcaactattctggattctatgaaacaagatctacaacttttgttatataaagtttttcatttgatcaatgtatcttgctctattttaaataccaatttaatgcacttttatttaaatctcaagatccatcctttgtatgcatgtcatctttggccatagtgttgcatatggtgagcataggcttgtaaaaaattggtaggcccagaaaatatttttagaataagcttttaaattaaatcttgcaatatgtc from Panicum virgatum strain AP13 chromosome 9K, P.virgatum_v5, whole genome shotgun sequence encodes:
- the LOC120650763 gene encoding putative pentatricopeptide repeat-containing protein At1g13630, which codes for MPFPPRIPLGRLLSLLQRRAPRPPAPQRRPLSYSPCSAALSVAATESEDEVVVGGDARLASPRSGGAGGAPPGPLWAREEGALGENEAELGRKASIAARFRLCHELLWQRRWREMRGELAQMVGEQGPESALALCDILSHGFREWHSSSIIWDALANSYARAQMIDDALYVLSKMSSLNIQISVPTYDSLLYSLRKTDMALEIFEKMESCGVSPSDYSHSILIDGLCKQDKIGEALSFFQDARKEGKFKPLEMTFNVLMSAFCNCGFIQNAKSILCLMLKYGLSPNKYTYSTIIHGLCKLGSICEAFDIFQSVTEEGMELDTVTYNSLIHGFHLHGHTRQIPRMIEIMRNQGFEPDLVTYTILIAGHCEGGDVEEGMKIRKDILERGLVLNIVTYSILINALFKKGLFYEVENLLREICSIGLDMDVIAYSILIHGYCKLGEIGKALQVCNVMCSSQRVMPTSLNHASILLGLCKKGFLDVARLYLENVATKYQPTDVVLYNVVINGYAKVGDIGNAVQLYDQIITAGMCPTIVTCNSLLYCYCKIGDLHAAESYFRAIQISDLQPTTVTYTTFMDALSEAGKVHTMLSVFKEMIGKGIKPNAITYSVVVKGLCKQLMFHDARSVLDEMYVQGFNADPIPYNTLIQGFCEARDAKMAFHIYELLVCRGLMPTPVTYNLLINVLCSKGLVIHAEMELESFRKQGVKLRKFAYMTLIKAQCAKGMPYRAIMWVGKLLDAGFEASVEDFSAAINRLCKRQFTKEALMLLPIMLSVGVYPDIKLYYVLGKAIQKSNEFFYLPILQALATKTGL